A window from Mytilus galloprovincialis chromosome 8, xbMytGall1.hap1.1, whole genome shotgun sequence encodes these proteins:
- the LOC143085641 gene encoding V-type proton ATPase 16 kDa proteolipid subunit c-like, whose amino-acid sequence MSSEPIYTPFFGAMGATAAISFSALGAAYGTAKSGTGIAAMSVMRPELIMKSVIPVVMAGILAIYGLVVAALIANSIDKSYTLFKSFCHLGAGLSVGLSGLAAGFAIGIVGDAGVRGTAQQPRLFVGMILILIFAEVLGLYGLIVALILATRQG is encoded by the exons ATGTCATCAGAACCAATTTACACCCCTTTCTTCGGAGCCATGGGAGCAACTGCTGCAATTTCCTTTAGTG cCCTTGGAGCTGCCTATGGAACAGCAAAATCTGGAACTGGAATTGCTGCCATGTCAGTGATGAGACCAGAGTTGATTATGAAATCTGTCATCCCAGTTGTCATGGCTGGTATTTTGGCTATTTATGGACTGGTCGTGGCTGCTTTGATTGCTAACAGTATTGACAAAAGTTACACATTATTCAA GAGTTTCTGTCATCTTGGTGCTGGTTTAAGTGTAGGTTTGAGTGGTCTGGCTGCAGGATTTGCTATTGGTATTGTTGGTGACGCTGGAGTAAGAGGAACGGCGCAACAACCAAGATTATTTGTAGGAATGATTTTAATCCTTATTTTTGCTGAAGTACTGGGTCTTTATGGACTTATTGTAGCTCTAATTCTGGCCACACGACAAGGATAG